A stretch of the Deinococcus misasensis DSM 22328 genome encodes the following:
- a CDS encoding M16 family metallopeptidase, with protein MFLETTLPNGLKIIGEHNPEALSVAMGFLARAGSRDEPLELNGVSHFLEHMLFKGSETLSAQQINHQFDALGANYNAFTSEEVTVYHAAVLKEHAPDLQHLLTELLKPAFRKEDFEMEKNVILEEIQMYQDDPISRLFDAAREQFWGSHPLGRNVLGSLESVGNLQVEAMQQHFHAFYAPNNLIFAVTGAFDWNQVVSQLAQETAEWTPSQVERAHPDFQPVFSEKRLKEKQLNRTSMALMAPGLAATNPNRIAMNVLVEVLGGDNSRLHWALVHPGLADEASLSHVDGDGIGYLEGFLSASPRKAKKALEVFHQVLQEARSQGITETELARARNKLALQSALRFETPYNRLFHLGLEFLYTERYLSTEEAVQAILNVTLPEVQALLDQGMFERFSLTLQGP; from the coding sequence ATGTTTCTTGAGACCACCCTGCCGAACGGCCTGAAAATCATTGGCGAACACAACCCAGAGGCCCTGAGTGTCGCCATGGGCTTTCTGGCCCGTGCAGGTTCCAGAGATGAACCCCTCGAACTGAACGGTGTTTCGCACTTTCTGGAACACATGCTGTTCAAAGGCTCGGAAACCCTGAGTGCCCAGCAGATCAACCACCAGTTTGATGCTCTGGGGGCCAACTACAACGCCTTCACCAGCGAAGAAGTGACGGTGTACCACGCTGCGGTGCTGAAAGAGCACGCCCCGGACCTGCAACACCTGCTGACCGAACTCCTCAAACCCGCCTTTCGCAAAGAGGACTTCGAGATGGAGAAAAACGTCATTCTGGAAGAAATCCAGATGTATCAGGACGATCCCATCTCCCGGCTTTTTGATGCTGCCAGAGAGCAGTTCTGGGGCAGCCATCCTCTGGGTCGCAATGTGCTGGGCAGTCTGGAAAGTGTGGGCAACCTGCAAGTGGAGGCCATGCAGCAGCACTTCCATGCCTTTTACGCCCCCAACAACCTGATTTTTGCGGTCACAGGGGCTTTTGATTGGAATCAGGTGGTGTCTCAGTTGGCACAGGAAACCGCTGAATGGACCCCGAGTCAGGTGGAACGTGCCCACCCGGATTTTCAGCCGGTCTTCTCAGAGAAACGCCTGAAGGAAAAGCAACTGAACCGCACCAGCATGGCCCTGATGGCCCCCGGCCTTGCAGCCACAAATCCCAACCGCATCGCCATGAATGTGCTGGTCGAGGTGCTCGGCGGAGACAACAGCAGGCTGCACTGGGCTCTGGTGCACCCCGGACTGGCAGACGAAGCCTCCCTGAGCCACGTGGACGGAGACGGCATCGGTTATCTGGAAGGCTTTCTGTCTGCCTCTCCCAGAAAAGCCAAAAAGGCTCTGGAGGTGTTCCATCAGGTGCTGCAAGAGGCCCGGTCTCAGGGCATCACCGAAACCGAACTGGCCCGAGCACGCAACAAATTGGCCTTGCAGTCTGCCCTGCGCTTTGAGACGCCCTACAACCGCCTCTTTCACCTCGGGCTGGAATTCCTGTACACCGAACGTTACCTGAGCACCGAAGAGGCCGTACAGGCGATCCTGAACGTCACGCTCCCCGAGGTACAGGCTTTGCTGGATCAGGGCATGTTCGAGAGGTTCAGCCTGACCTTGCAGGGACCGTAA
- a CDS encoding metallophosphoesterase: MHTDKILVVPDLHGNLHHLKWVVETFPEHHYVFIGDLFDRGRESASVVQKVRALVDFRRAELCMGNHEDLAIRGVLDGITEVFYVWIANGGLATLRSYGLQHERDFRDTELEDDLLWIRENAKPYVVHHHTLISHAAPPKLAITPEDKHTVMGDHHIWDRPTVHEMQPLPEGVLFSAHGHTPFDRPVLLDDTHYFLDLGGYHSNRFVVLELPSRTLYAYHGDTTLDRLTARALLEDTHA, translated from the coding sequence ATGCACACAGACAAGATTCTGGTCGTTCCTGACCTTCATGGCAACCTGCATCACCTGAAGTGGGTGGTCGAGACTTTTCCCGAGCACCACTACGTGTTCATCGGCGACCTGTTTGATCGGGGCCGTGAGTCCGCCAGTGTGGTGCAAAAAGTGCGGGCTCTGGTGGATTTCCGCCGGGCTGAATTGTGCATGGGCAACCACGAGGACCTCGCCATCCGTGGGGTTCTGGACGGCATCACCGAGGTGTTTTACGTGTGGATCGCCAACGGTGGTCTGGCCACCCTGCGCAGTTATGGCTTGCAGCACGAACGGGATTTTCGGGACACCGAGCTGGAAGACGACCTGCTCTGGATCCGCGAAAACGCCAAACCTTACGTGGTTCACCACCACACCCTGATTTCCCATGCCGCACCTCCCAAACTGGCGATCACCCCTGAAGACAAACACACCGTGATGGGCGACCACCACATCTGGGACCGTCCCACCGTGCATGAAATGCAACCCCTTCCAGAGGGGGTGCTGTTCAGTGCACACGGCCACACCCCTTTTGACCGCCCGGTCCTGCTGGACGACACCCACTATTTTCTGGATCTGGGGGGTTACCACAGCAACCGTTTTGTGGTGCTGGAACTGCCATCCCGAACCCTTTACGCCTACCATGGAGACACCACTCTGGACCGCTTGACCGCCAGAGCCCTGCTGGAGGACACCCATGCCTGA
- a CDS encoding MBL fold metallo-hydrolase codes for MPDLITLEPGIHFFPGGVNIGILEDVYGKCLIIDTGLDSDHAKKLLKALQSWNLTPAAILNTHSHADHYGGNALILQRHPEIEVFAPPMEAAIIQFPVLEPLYLFGARPIKELQGKFLMGKPSLAAAIPQTGLTQIAGIPLELISVPGHACEMYAVRMGNVLFASDALFGEEVLQKHPLTYCVDSRAQKDSVRKLQALEGIEVTLPGHGNPCHDLKHLCETNLQSLQTTTDAVLQALDTPATIDEVLTRTCNLLNLHMHNPASVVLNRSVVSAHLTELLELGQVGQQVTGNRWEWMRL; via the coding sequence ATGCCTGACCTGATCACTCTGGAGCCCGGAATCCACTTCTTTCCCGGTGGTGTCAACATCGGCATCCTTGAAGATGTGTATGGGAAATGCCTGATCATCGACACCGGTCTGGACAGCGATCACGCCAAAAAGCTGCTGAAAGCCCTCCAGAGCTGGAACCTCACCCCAGCAGCGATTCTGAACACCCATTCGCATGCAGACCATTACGGTGGCAATGCCCTGATCCTGCAACGCCACCCTGAAATCGAGGTGTTTGCCCCTCCGATGGAGGCGGCCATCATCCAGTTCCCTGTGCTGGAACCGCTGTACCTGTTTGGGGCCAGACCCATCAAAGAGCTGCAAGGCAAGTTCTTGATGGGCAAACCCAGTCTGGCTGCGGCCATTCCGCAAACCGGGCTCACCCAGATTGCCGGGATTCCTCTGGAATTGATTTCGGTGCCAGGACACGCCTGCGAAATGTATGCGGTGCGCATGGGAAACGTGCTCTTTGCCAGCGACGCCCTGTTTGGTGAGGAGGTCCTGCAAAAACACCCCCTGACCTACTGCGTGGATTCCAGAGCCCAGAAAGACAGCGTGCGCAAATTGCAAGCTCTGGAAGGCATCGAGGTGACTTTGCCCGGACACGGCAACCCCTGTCATGACCTGAAACACCTCTGCGAAACCAATCTGCAAAGCCTGCAAACCACCACCGATGCCGTGCTGCAAGCTCTGGACACCCCGGCCACCATCGATGAAGTCCTGACCCGCACCTGCAACCTCCTGAACCTGCACATGCACAATCCTGCTTCGGTGGTGCTGAACCGCAGTGTGGTCAGTGCACACCTCACCGAACTGCTGGAACTCGGGCAGGTGGGGCAACAGGTCACCGGGAACCGCTGGGAGTGGATGAGGCTGTAA
- a CDS encoding metallophosphoesterase family protein: MKRLLLLADHVHPYVYREGFPQGLPEVDLVLAAGDLPAYYLEFLASTMPVPVLYVPGNHQDEFTRNMDNELVEPGGVENIHGRIVEVAGLTIAGWGGVPKYRESDHGHYTPWQCKLGMWRLGVQLKMRRKKVDVFLTHAPPLGEHAGTDFAHRGCPDLTRFMHQQQPKMMVHGHIHEYEGKKIQYQDGPTQVINAYGYRIVELHEDQNEAVSS, from the coding sequence ATGAAGCGTTTGTTGTTGCTGGCGGACCACGTCCATCCGTATGTTTACCGTGAGGGTTTTCCTCAGGGGCTTCCAGAGGTGGATCTGGTGCTGGCTGCCGGAGATTTGCCCGCCTACTATCTGGAGTTTCTGGCCTCGACCATGCCGGTTCCTGTGCTGTACGTGCCGGGAAACCACCAGGACGAGTTCACACGCAACATGGACAATGAACTGGTGGAACCGGGTGGCGTGGAGAACATTCACGGGCGCATCGTTGAAGTGGCAGGCCTGACCATTGCAGGCTGGGGAGGGGTTCCCAAGTACCGCGAAAGCGATCACGGTCATTACACCCCCTGGCAGTGCAAGTTGGGCATGTGGCGTCTGGGTGTGCAACTCAAAATGCGGCGCAAGAAAGTGGATGTCTTCCTGACCCATGCCCCTCCTCTGGGTGAGCATGCAGGCACAGATTTTGCCCACCGGGGGTGCCCAGATTTGACCCGTTTCATGCACCAGCAGCAACCCAAAATGATGGTCCACGGCCACATTCACGAATATGAGGGAAAGAAGATCCAGTATCAGGATGGTCCCACACAGGTGATCAATGCTTATGGATATCGGATTGTGGAACTTCATGAAGATCAAAATGAGGCTGTTTCTTCATAG
- a CDS encoding ferritin-like domain-containing protein, whose product MNNNGNTNAGMGLHSNSQGFDKAFLEQLQDVYDAETQLLTALPKMQQAASSQKLKQIFQQHLQVTERQRQRLEQVFQAIGQPAEAKTCPAMRGLIKEAEEIMQKQGQDPEVLDAALIGAAQKVEHYEIATYGTLRTWAQVLGHQQAITALEATLEEEKQADQLLTSAAEHNINQRAAES is encoded by the coding sequence ATGAACAACAATGGAAACACCAACGCTGGCATGGGACTGCACTCGAATTCTCAGGGTTTTGACAAAGCCTTTCTGGAACAACTGCAAGATGTATACGATGCGGAAACCCAACTGCTGACCGCCCTTCCCAAAATGCAGCAAGCCGCAAGTTCCCAGAAACTCAAGCAGATTTTTCAGCAGCACCTTCAGGTGACCGAACGCCAGAGACAACGCCTTGAGCAGGTCTTTCAGGCCATCGGGCAACCCGCCGAAGCCAAAACCTGTCCTGCCATGCGTGGCCTGATCAAAGAGGCCGAGGAAATCATGCAAAAGCAAGGTCAGGACCCCGAGGTGCTGGACGCAGCCTTGATCGGTGCAGCCCAGAAAGTGGAGCACTACGAGATCGCCACTTACGGCACCCTGCGCACCTGGGCTCAGGTTCTGGGTCACCAGCAGGCCATCACTGCTCTGGAGGCCACCCTCGAAGAGGAGAAACAGGCCGACCAGTTGCTGACCAGCGCTGCCGAGCACAACATCAACCAGAGGGCTGCAGAAAGCTGA
- a CDS encoding ribbon-helix-helix protein, CopG family, which produces MNNPSRENKELQQPMDITVQLEKVELELITHTAERQGLSVSAMVRELAIDELRDRIKNGRLPITEDYPAELKQTAQILGATTREQAHNMMHEANQKQDDQQ; this is translated from the coding sequence ATGAACAACCCATCCCGAGAAAACAAAGAACTCCAGCAACCCATGGACATCACCGTGCAACTGGAGAAAGTGGAACTCGAACTCATCACCCACACCGCCGAACGGCAAGGCCTGAGTGTTTCCGCCATGGTCCGTGAACTGGCCATCGATGAACTGCGGGACCGCATCAAAAACGGACGCCTCCCCATCACCGAAGACTATCCTGCAGAACTCAAGCAGACCGCGCAAATCCTCGGGGCCACCACCCGAGAACAGGCCCACAACATGATGCATGAGGCCAACCAGAAACAGGACGATCAGCAATAA
- a CDS encoding DeoR/GlpR family DNA-binding transcription regulator has translation MSKLSTQQRHALILDVVTRKGECRLEDLSQLVQVSIATMRRDIATLESRGLVERTWGGVCVATPVKYLPSFLDSSKKHAPEKRAIAAVAASLVQPGMVIGLSGGSSCTELARWLRGKKITVVTNALNVAMELYSHGHTKVIVAGGQLNMYSYELVGDNVRQTLQEHRLDLAFLGCTGITPEFGFSMRDEPEAIAARVVCQAAERCYVLADHSKVGKHTLTRFATVRQVTGLITDDGVAEHHRQALEQAGLKVMVAPALV, from the coding sequence GTGAGCAAACTCAGCACCCAACAACGGCATGCTCTGATTCTGGATGTGGTGACGCGCAAGGGAGAATGCCGTCTGGAAGACCTCAGCCAGCTGGTGCAGGTGTCGATTGCCACCATGCGCCGGGACATTGCGACCCTCGAATCGCGGGGTCTGGTGGAGCGCACCTGGGGCGGTGTGTGCGTCGCAACCCCCGTCAAATACCTGCCTTCTTTTCTGGACTCTTCCAAAAAACATGCTCCAGAGAAACGCGCCATTGCAGCCGTGGCCGCCAGTCTGGTGCAGCCCGGCATGGTGATCGGGCTCTCGGGCGGTTCCAGTTGCACCGAACTGGCCCGCTGGCTCAGGGGCAAGAAAATCACCGTGGTCACCAACGCCCTGAACGTGGCCATGGAACTGTACAGCCACGGACACACCAAAGTGATTGTGGCCGGAGGGCAACTGAACATGTACTCCTACGAACTGGTTGGAGACAACGTGCGCCAGACCCTGCAGGAGCACCGCCTTGATCTGGCGTTCCTCGGGTGCACCGGCATCACCCCCGAGTTTGGTTTCTCCATGCGCGACGAACCCGAGGCCATCGCCGCACGGGTGGTCTGTCAGGCCGCAGAACGCTGCTACGTGCTCGCCGACCACAGCAAGGTGGGCAAACACACCCTGACCCGTTTTGCCACCGTCCGTCAGGTCACAGGCCTCATCACCGACGATGGGGTGGCCGAGCACCACCGTCAGGCCCTCGAACAGGCGGGCCTCAAGGTGATGGTGGCTCCGGCTCTGGTCTGA
- a CDS encoding ROK family transcriptional regulator produces MRSETLDLNAIRMQHTLILLRKLWYEDISRAELSRRIGLSRSAISSIVSELLDVNLVLELGLGASLGGRKPTILRLNDHAAYVLAVDIGKRHLGVALLDLRCNLIEETTCTHHREYTPEDTYDELEQVLQGFRKKHPEKADRIAMIGVSIAGPVNYKTGQVIQPPNLPSWNNEHVAAAISKRFGIPTFVDNDANLGALAELHFSGISDQHLIYLKCATGIGAGILIDGKIYRGVSGGAGEIGHTSINENGPVGPSGYPGSLESYVSGAMLLKRMQELLPEHPDSVLTTESTLRELALAARAGDGLATHIITQAGQHLGIAIANVVNLFSPSEVILGGDLSLAEEVLMVPLKNMLEQRTMLINREQTNVRLTRFNTLTSLYGAGVLALYELFSPTGMKHLYEVARQPMLSRV; encoded by the coding sequence ATGCGGTCAGAAACCCTAGACCTGAATGCCATTCGGATGCAGCACACCCTGATTCTGCTGCGCAAACTCTGGTACGAGGACATCTCCCGGGCAGAACTTTCTCGCCGGATCGGGTTGTCCAGAAGTGCCATCTCCAGCATCGTGTCTGAACTGCTCGATGTGAATCTGGTGCTCGAACTCGGCCTCGGGGCCTCACTGGGAGGCCGCAAACCCACCATCCTCAGGCTCAACGACCACGCTGCATACGTGCTGGCCGTGGACATCGGCAAACGCCACCTTGGGGTGGCCTTGCTGGACCTGCGCTGCAACCTCATCGAAGAAACCACCTGCACACACCATCGCGAATACACCCCTGAAGACACCTACGATGAACTCGAACAGGTCTTGCAGGGCTTTCGCAAAAAACACCCCGAGAAAGCAGACCGCATCGCCATGATCGGGGTCAGCATTGCCGGACCGGTCAACTACAAAACCGGACAGGTGATCCAGCCCCCCAACCTGCCGTCATGGAACAACGAACACGTGGCAGCCGCCATTTCCAAACGCTTTGGTATTCCCACCTTTGTGGACAACGATGCCAACCTTGGGGCTCTGGCAGAACTGCATTTCAGTGGCATCAGTGACCAGCACCTGATTTACCTGAAGTGCGCCACTGGCATTGGGGCAGGCATCCTCATTGATGGCAAGATTTACCGTGGGGTCTCGGGTGGGGCCGGAGAAATCGGGCACACCAGCATCAATGAAAACGGCCCTGTGGGTCCCAGCGGTTACCCCGGCAGTCTGGAGAGCTATGTCTCAGGGGCCATGCTCCTGAAGCGCATGCAGGAACTGCTGCCAGAGCACCCCGATTCGGTCCTGACCACGGAGAGCACCCTCCGCGAACTGGCCCTTGCTGCCAGAGCTGGAGATGGGCTGGCCACCCACATCATCACGCAGGCCGGGCAGCACCTCGGGATTGCCATTGCCAATGTGGTGAACCTGTTCAGTCCCAGCGAAGTGATTCTGGGCGGAGACCTCTCTCTGGCCGAAGAAGTGCTGATGGTGCCCCTCAAAAACATGCTGGAACAGCGCACCATGCTGATCAACCGTGAGCAGACCAACGTGCGCCTGACCCGCTTCAACACGCTCACCTCCCTGTACGGTGCAGGTGTGCTGGCCCTCTATGAACTGTTCTCTCCCACCGGCATGAAACACCTGTACGAGGTGGCCCGTCAGCCCATGTTGAGTCGGGTTTAG
- a CDS encoding DUF2243 domain-containing protein, producing the protein MTTQTPSVSRDARLWRAGGIWLGIGLGGFFDGIVLHQILQWHHLLSEHYHPDTLQNLQINTLADGFFHAFTWIATVMGLFRVWSGTRGQHPAWSTRVFLGTLLLGWGGFNLAEGLINHQILGIHHVRPGPDWLAYDIGFLVWGLLMVVWGWLWMRRENV; encoded by the coding sequence ATGACCACGCAGACACCTTCTGTTTCCAGAGATGCCAGACTTTGGAGGGCTGGAGGGATCTGGTTGGGCATTGGACTGGGTGGTTTCTTCGATGGCATTGTGCTGCACCAGATTTTGCAGTGGCACCACCTGCTCAGCGAGCATTACCACCCCGACACCCTCCAGAACCTGCAAATCAACACCCTTGCAGACGGCTTTTTTCATGCCTTCACATGGATTGCCACGGTGATGGGTTTGTTTCGGGTCTGGAGCGGGACCCGAGGCCAGCACCCTGCATGGTCCACTCGGGTTTTCCTTGGGACTTTGCTGTTGGGATGGGGCGGATTCAATCTGGCAGAGGGCTTGATCAACCACCAGATTCTGGGCATCCACCATGTCCGTCCCGGTCCTGACTGGTTGGCCTACGACATTGGGTTTTTGGTTTGGGGCCTGTTGATGGTGGTGTGGGGGTGGCTCTGGATGCGGAGGGAGAACGTGTAG
- a CDS encoding VOC family protein — translation MTSPIRDLLALTLEVNHLQSACDFYQKVVGLTLLHHDQSRGTCTLGFGSGQKLHLWMPITRQHNQPRLAELRARGGTHVHWAMQIPRGSLQKAREHLGKCHVAWQEVNLAGKDQPEDLGIYFWDPAGHGLELREVDLQDERFPLLSPGPVRDHGMPVIGLREVALAFEDFEAMKQRLPEVYGFAFLKEMEERNFAQFTLGPEPEQDGMFTCRRWLYCWDPQVGIADMLGGEHATVQFWADVDAVEARVKKAGLPHFRDEQGLVVRDPEGHVFEFVEEVQP, via the coding sequence GTGACCTCACCCATCCGTGATTTGCTGGCCCTGACCCTCGAAGTGAACCACCTGCAGAGCGCCTGTGATTTTTACCAGAAAGTGGTCGGTTTGACCTTGTTGCACCATGACCAGAGCCGCGGAACCTGCACCCTCGGATTCGGTTCTGGGCAAAAACTGCACCTCTGGATGCCCATCACCAGACAGCACAACCAGCCCAGACTGGCTGAACTGCGGGCCAGAGGAGGCACCCACGTCCACTGGGCCATGCAAATTCCCAGAGGCAGCCTGCAAAAAGCCAGAGAGCACCTCGGGAAATGCCATGTGGCATGGCAGGAGGTCAATCTGGCAGGCAAAGACCAGCCTGAAGACCTCGGGATTTACTTCTGGGACCCAGCGGGGCATGGTCTGGAACTCCGTGAAGTGGACTTGCAAGACGAGCGTTTCCCATTGCTGTCTCCCGGTCCAGTCAGAGACCACGGCATGCCTGTGATCGGCCTGCGTGAGGTGGCCCTCGCCTTCGAAGACTTTGAAGCCATGAAACAACGCCTTCCAGAGGTTTATGGGTTTGCTTTCCTGAAAGAGATGGAAGAACGCAATTTCGCCCAGTTCACCCTCGGGCCAGAACCTGAGCAAGACGGAATGTTCACTTGCAGAAGGTGGCTTTACTGCTGGGACCCTCAGGTGGGCATCGCAGACATGCTGGGCGGAGAACACGCCACCGTGCAATTCTGGGCCGATGTGGATGCAGTGGAGGCTCGGGTGAAAAAAGCTGGACTGCCCCACTTCAGGGATGAACAGGGTCTGGTGGTCCGTGATCCAGAAGGTCACGTTTTCGAGTTTGTGGAAGAGGTCCAGCCATGA